One Erythrobacter aureus DNA segment encodes these proteins:
- a CDS encoding SufD family Fe-S cluster assembly protein produces MPETAELPTRREEAWRYSAVERLQGEALDDWRLIDIAAGETFRETLLIADAADTKPTELHRWRVSVGEGARCEIFAVLSSAEFARLEIEVTLGNGAHFELGGITVGGRETVREIVTRTIHAEPEGTSNQTVRAVHWGHGTGNFLGNIDVVRHAQKTDAAQDFKGLLLEKGASVNAVPQLEIFADDVKCAHGASVGQLDETARFYMAARGLSPDLARRLLVQAFLGDALVSLDDDETRESMMGIALDKVDRAL; encoded by the coding sequence ATGCCTGAAACAGCCGAACTTCCCACAAGGCGCGAAGAGGCCTGGCGTTATTCCGCGGTCGAGCGGTTGCAGGGCGAGGCGCTGGACGACTGGCGCCTGATCGATATCGCGGCGGGCGAGACCTTCCGCGAAACGCTCCTTATCGCCGATGCGGCGGATACGAAGCCCACCGAACTGCACCGCTGGCGTGTGAGTGTCGGCGAGGGCGCGCGCTGCGAGATTTTCGCCGTGCTCTCCTCGGCCGAATTCGCGCGGCTGGAGATCGAGGTGACCCTCGGCAATGGCGCGCATTTCGAACTTGGCGGTATTACCGTGGGTGGCCGCGAGACGGTGCGCGAGATCGTCACCCGCACGATCCATGCCGAACCGGAGGGCACCAGCAATCAGACGGTTCGTGCGGTTCACTGGGGCCACGGCACGGGCAATTTCCTCGGCAATATCGATGTCGTACGCCATGCGCAGAAGACCGATGCGGCGCAGGACTTCAAGGGGTTGCTGCTTGAAAAGGGCGCGAGCGTGAATGCCGTGCCGCAGCTCGAAATCTTCGCCGACGACGTGAAGTGCGCGCATGGCGCCAGTGTCGGCCAATTGGACGAGACCGCGCGGTTCTACATGGCGGCACGCGGCCTTTCGCCCGACCTTGCCCGCCGTCTGCTGGTGCAGGCCTTCCTCGGCGATGCGCTGGTCTCGCTCGACGACGACGAGACGCGCGAGTCGATGATGGGCATTGCGCTCGACAAGGTGGACAGGGCGCTATGA
- a CDS encoding tyrosine-type recombinase/integrase, with translation MALTALKVKNAKPGRYVDGRGLCLFVKESGSRSWVLRMQHNGRRRDYGLGSALDVTLTEARDAAAALRRQVRAGIDPVAERRKSRKVVPSFETAARECYEALKDGWKNQNYRNWISSMENHVFPLIGRKPVDQVDSTHVVEVLTPIWLEIPDTARKILQRIGAVLDFAHIRGWREEEAALRSVRKGLPRQTDKVEHFKAMPYAEIPAFMKELATASPTTGRDALRFTIYNAVRSSETRKAVWTEIDLDKAVWTIPGERMKAKETHVVPLSQAAVSILRRRWKLRTSDDGLVFSNNGEKPISDMTMTKLLRDAGIKGATVHGFRSAFTDWAAEKTDFPKEVADKALAHKLSNQVEAAYRRTDFFEKRRELMAVWADYLDSPRAVDESSA, from the coding sequence ATGGCGCTGACAGCATTGAAGGTGAAAAACGCCAAGCCCGGTCGCTACGTTGATGGCCGTGGCTTGTGTCTTTTCGTGAAGGAGAGCGGCTCCCGCAGCTGGGTCTTGCGGATGCAGCACAACGGCAGGCGACGCGACTATGGATTGGGGTCGGCGCTCGATGTGACGCTGACTGAGGCGCGAGACGCCGCAGCCGCATTGCGCCGCCAGGTCCGCGCAGGAATCGATCCGGTTGCCGAACGGCGAAAGTCGCGCAAGGTTGTGCCCAGCTTCGAAACGGCGGCGCGCGAATGCTACGAGGCGTTGAAGGACGGCTGGAAGAACCAGAACTATCGTAACTGGATCTCCAGCATGGAGAACCATGTCTTCCCGCTGATCGGCAGGAAGCCCGTCGATCAGGTGGACAGCACCCACGTCGTCGAGGTGCTCACGCCCATCTGGCTCGAAATCCCCGACACTGCTCGCAAGATTCTCCAGCGCATCGGTGCCGTGCTCGACTTCGCGCATATCAGGGGATGGCGGGAAGAAGAGGCCGCGCTGCGCTCAGTCCGCAAGGGATTGCCGCGCCAGACCGACAAGGTCGAGCACTTCAAGGCCATGCCCTATGCAGAGATTCCGGCGTTCATGAAGGAGCTGGCGACCGCATCACCCACAACAGGCCGCGATGCCCTGCGTTTTACGATCTACAACGCCGTGCGCTCGAGCGAGACGCGCAAGGCCGTCTGGACCGAGATCGACCTCGACAAGGCGGTCTGGACCATTCCCGGTGAGCGCATGAAGGCGAAGGAAACGCATGTCGTGCCGCTCTCCCAAGCGGCAGTTTCCATTCTGCGGCGACGCTGGAAACTGCGCACGAGCGATGATGGCCTTGTCTTCTCGAACAATGGCGAGAAGCCCATTAGCGACATGACAATGACCAAGCTGTTGCGCGATGCCGGGATCAAGGGCGCAACCGTCCATGGCTTCCGCTCCGCTTTCACCGATTGGGCGGCGGAGAAGACCGACTTTCCGAAGGAAGTGGCAGACAAGGCCTTGGCCCACAAGCTGAGCAACCAGGTCGAAGCCGCCTATCGCCGCACCGACTTCTTCGAGAAGCGGCGCGAGCTGATGGCGGTTTGGGCAGATTATCTCGATAGCCCGCGCGCCGTCGATGAGAGCAGCGCGTGA
- a CDS encoding cysteine desulfurase, with protein MSEAATLTRKADFPGLLTADGQPWHYLDTAASAQKPQAVIDAMSRALGKDYATVHRGVYSRSAQMTLGYESARRRVAEFMGARSENEIVFVRGATEAINLVASSWGMANIGEGDRIVLSTLEHHSNIVPWQMVAERTGAQIDVCPLTEDHRIDLGALEALLTPRTRLVSLAHVSNVLGSVLDAREAADLAHSVGAKILLDGCQAAPRMALDMAALDCDFYAFSGHKTYGPTGIGVLWAREDILDAMPPWQGGGAMIDRVTFEKTTYAPPPQRFEAGTPMITEAIALHAAIDYVDALGPDRLFAHESALAKQLRDELRSMNSVTLFGPEVSAGIVSFALQGVHPHDLGTILDEENVAIRAGHHCAQPLMHHLGVPATARASFGLYSDESDIAALLRGIERTQRIFG; from the coding sequence ATGAGCGAAGCGGCGACCTTGACCCGGAAAGCGGACTTCCCCGGCCTGCTGACTGCCGATGGGCAGCCGTGGCATTATCTCGACACGGCGGCTTCGGCCCAGAAGCCGCAAGCCGTGATCGACGCCATGTCCCGTGCACTCGGCAAGGACTATGCCACGGTTCATCGCGGGGTTTATTCGCGCAGCGCGCAGATGACGCTCGGCTACGAATCCGCGCGCCGCCGCGTGGCCGAGTTCATGGGTGCCAGGAGCGAGAACGAAATCGTTTTCGTGCGCGGCGCAACCGAGGCGATCAATCTCGTCGCGTCCAGTTGGGGCATGGCCAATATCGGAGAGGGCGACCGGATTGTCCTTTCCACGCTGGAGCATCATTCGAACATCGTGCCCTGGCAGATGGTGGCCGAGCGTACCGGCGCGCAGATCGACGTCTGCCCGCTCACCGAAGACCACCGGATCGATCTGGGCGCGCTCGAGGCACTGCTGACGCCGCGCACCAGGCTGGTTTCCCTGGCGCATGTCTCGAACGTTCTGGGCAGCGTGCTCGATGCGCGTGAAGCCGCCGATCTGGCGCATTCGGTCGGCGCGAAGATCCTGCTCGACGGCTGCCAGGCCGCGCCGCGCATGGCGCTCGACATGGCGGCGCTCGATTGCGATTTCTATGCTTTCTCGGGCCATAAGACCTATGGACCCACCGGCATCGGCGTGTTGTGGGCACGCGAGGATATCCTCGATGCCATGCCCCCCTGGCAGGGCGGCGGTGCGATGATCGATCGCGTGACCTTCGAGAAAACCACCTACGCCCCGCCGCCGCAGCGCTTCGAGGCGGGCACGCCGATGATTACCGAGGCGATCGCGCTGCATGCGGCCATCGATTATGTCGATGCGCTCGGCCCGGACCGCCTGTTCGCGCATGAAAGCGCGCTGGCGAAACAGCTCCGCGACGAACTGCGTTCCATGAACTCGGTCACATTGTTCGGGCCGGAGGTAAGCGCGGGCATCGTCAGTTTCGCGCTTCAGGGGGTTCATCCGCACGATCTCGGCACCATATTGGATGAAGAGAATGTTGCGATCCGTGCGGGCCACCACTGCGCGCAGCCGCTGATGCACCACCTCGGCGTTCCCGCCACCGCCCGGGCGAGCTTCGGGCTCTATTCCGACGAAAGCGACATCGCTGCGCTGCTGCGCGGTATCGAAAGGACCCAGAGGATCTTCGGATGA
- the sufC gene encoding Fe-S cluster assembly ATPase SufC, whose amino-acid sequence MLKIDNLHAEIDGKTILNGLTLEVPAGEVHAIMGPNGAGKSTLSYVLGGRPGYEVTQGSVEFNGQDLLDLEPHERAAAGLFLGFQYPVEIPGVSNLQFLREALNSQRKARGQEALTGGEFLKLAKDKAGLLKLDPEMLKRHVNVGFSGGEKKRAEMVQMGILDPKFAVLDETDSGLDIDALRVVGEGINAIMRDPAKGVLLITHYQRLLEVVKPDKVSILSQGRIVRTGGPELAIELESEGYDAVMADA is encoded by the coding sequence ATGCTGAAAATCGACAATCTCCATGCCGAAATCGACGGCAAGACAATTCTGAACGGGCTCACGCTCGAAGTGCCTGCGGGCGAGGTCCATGCGATCATGGGTCCCAATGGCGCCGGCAAGTCGACGCTGTCCTATGTATTGGGCGGACGGCCCGGCTACGAGGTTACGCAGGGTTCGGTCGAGTTCAACGGGCAGGACCTGCTCGATCTCGAACCGCACGAACGCGCGGCGGCCGGCCTGTTCCTCGGCTTCCAGTATCCCGTGGAGATTCCCGGCGTGTCGAACCTGCAATTCCTGCGCGAGGCGCTCAACTCGCAGCGCAAGGCGCGTGGGCAAGAAGCGCTGACCGGCGGTGAATTTCTCAAGCTTGCCAAGGACAAGGCGGGCTTGCTCAAGCTCGATCCGGAAATGCTCAAGCGGCACGTCAATGTCGGCTTTTCGGGCGGCGAGAAGAAGCGCGCCGAGATGGTCCAGATGGGCATTCTCGATCCGAAATTCGCCGTGCTCGACGAGACCGATAGCGGCCTCGACATCGACGCACTGCGCGTCGTGGGCGAAGGGATCAATGCGATCATGCGCGACCCGGCCAAGGGTGTGCTGCTGATCACGCACTATCAGCGCCTGCTCGAAGTGGTGAAGCCCGACAAGGTCTCGATCCTGTCGCAGGGCCGGATCGTACGTACCGGCGGCCCCGAACTGGCAATCGAGCTTGAAAGTGAAGGGTATGATGCGGTGATGGCGGATGCCTGA
- a CDS encoding SUF system Fe-S cluster assembly protein: MNDDQDKDFIAAPSPADTVVDKPPRARVEDAVDPEESPRETMERKRDYLEGFLQKKPENVPAGAPGGDLYEAVVAALKEIYDPEIPVNIYDLGLIYGVEVDDESDVTVTMTLTTPHCPVAETMPGEVELRAASVPGVRDAEVNLVWDPPWGPDKMTDEARLELGML; encoded by the coding sequence ATGAACGACGATCAGGACAAGGACTTCATTGCAGCGCCGTCCCCGGCGGATACCGTCGTGGACAAGCCGCCGCGCGCGCGGGTCGAGGACGCCGTCGATCCGGAGGAGAGCCCGCGCGAAACCATGGAGCGCAAACGCGACTATCTCGAAGGCTTTCTCCAGAAAAAGCCCGAGAACGTGCCCGCCGGTGCGCCCGGCGGCGACTTGTATGAAGCGGTGGTCGCCGCGCTCAAGGAAATCTACGATCCGGAAATTCCGGTGAATATCTACGATCTCGGTCTGATCTATGGCGTCGAGGTGGACGATGAGAGCGACGTGACCGTCACCATGACGCTGACTACACCGCATTGCCCGGTCGCCGAAACCATGCCTGGCGAGGTCGAATTGCGCGCCGCCAGCGTACCGGGTGTTCGCGATGCGGAAGTCAATCTCGTCTGGGACCCGCCTTGGGGTCCCGACAAGATGACCGACGAGGCACGTCTCGAACTGGGGATGCTGTGA
- a CDS encoding HesB/IscA family protein, which yields MSDTKTRPAPKAAVILTPAAEQRVADLMAKAPADAIGVKLSTPRRGCSGLAYSVDYVTEEAKFDEKIETPGGVFYIDGASVLYLIGSTMDWVEDDFTAGFVFENPNAKGACGCGESFMV from the coding sequence ATGAGCGACACCAAGACCCGTCCCGCCCCCAAGGCTGCCGTCATCCTGACGCCCGCCGCCGAACAGCGCGTCGCCGATCTTATGGCCAAGGCGCCCGCCGACGCGATCGGCGTCAAGCTGTCGACCCCGCGTCGCGGCTGTTCGGGCCTTGCCTATTCGGTCGATTACGTCACCGAGGAAGCCAAGTTCGACGAGAAGATCGAAACGCCCGGCGGCGTGTTCTACATCGACGGGGCCAGCGTGCTTTATCTCATTGGCAGCACGATGGACTGGGTCGAAGACGATTTTACAGCCGGCTTCGTGTTCGAAAATCCCAATGCCAAGGGCGCATGCGGCTGCGGTGAAAGCTTTATGGTGTGA